The window ATTCACCAACTTCTCCTAACGTTGGCCCACCAACATTAGTTTCCCCACGTGCCAAAATTCCTCCTCTTTCTTCCGACTTATCACCACGAGGCGACGGTGATCCTTGTTgtcgtggtggtggtggtaacAGTTCCTCGCTGGCGAAACGGTTAGCTGCCACCTGAATCTCCTGCGGCGTTAGGGAACGTCCACCGGGTATCTCCGGCGGATTATCCGGAAAGTTGAATCGCGCTCCGGAGCCGCGGAGACAGTAAAGAGCGGCGTCGAAAGCACGGGCAGCTTTCTCTGCAGAGTCGAAGGAGCCGAGCCAGATCCTCTCACGGCTGTTTGGGAGACGAATCTCGGCCACCCATTTTCCCCACTTCCTCTTCCTTACACCTGTGTACTTGGGTGATGCATCCATATCTCTCTATACAAATAAAATGGACAGGGTTAGATGAGTGTGTTTGTGTATATATTTTGGCTATTATGGTTTTCGTGTACTAATCCAGGTGTTTTTCTGGAATTGACAGTTATAGTGAGAATTGCGACTTGTTAGTGTATTTATATTTGTGTATGATAAGTAGAGTTCGAGAATTTGAAGAAGAAGGTCTTAGGTTGTCTGCGCGTTGAGGAAGATGATTACGTGGTAACGCGGTGATGACTGACAAAGAGACAGTCATGTTTATTATTTACCCCACGTGCCGTAAGTCCTCGTTTCACAAGCATGTGCTAACTTTTAGGTATAATCGGTATCCTTGTTTTAAATATATCCCCTTGCATACGCAAAGCgaaaaaataggttggtccagtTCGAGTCCTTTTTGCCATATATAAATCctttaattcattttttaataGAGAGACATGTGTTGGTCAACATCATATCATATAGTATTGTGTCACGTTTTATGAAAGGCTACGCCTGTGGAGGAATTTTGGTTCTTCCCCCTTTTCTGCGCTAAATATACAGTATATCAACTTTTATCTTGAGAACAATAGAAAAATATcaactactattatttttaatgttaattgaTGTACGTAAGAGTTAAGATTAGCAGGTTTCCTATTACTTTCAGTGTTGGTTAACTTTTTGTTGGGACAATCAAGATCAGAGATACTAGTTTTTATATAGACCGTAAAGTATTAGACATTCAGAAAATGGATTCTATTCCGTTTTTTTTGGCCAAAAATGTTCAAGCAAGGAGTATTCTTTTTCAAAGTGTACTAGTTCATGCGgatgtgtatatatacataacaaTATTTATTGATATACAAATAAGACTAATTGGCTGAACATTAGTGTATATTCGTCCAGAAAACAAATTTAGGTAGGGATGCTAGGTTTCTAAAATCAAAAATGAAATACTCGTTTTTACATTCTATAAGATTAAATGCgacatttaaaaatttatactaCGTTATGTTTATACTAATATCATTCTTGAGTTCTTACGTCTTCTTGAGAAATTAGGACTTGTCTTTATCAACAAATCTTTTTTCACATAAACTAATTACTGACAATCCAGCATGATGTTTCGttttattgtttccttaattATATCTCTCGAACATGACATTACTCAtattacactacaagaaaacaaagagaTTCTGATGGCCAAAATCGTCGGAAGTTCGTCGGAAAAGGCCTATTCCGACGCATTTCTGACGAAGGCGTTCGTCGGTATCATTTCGTCGGAAAAAAAgaattcgtcggaatttcgtcagAATTTCCGACGACTTTCTGACGAATACCGAGAAATAACATTCTGACGAACTTCCGACAATATTCCGATGCGGACACACGAGACTAGAGTTCATCGGAAAAACTATATACCGACGGAGACGGATCCTCCGAAGATTCCGACGAACTAAGttctcggtaaataccgacggagtctgattcgtcggtaaataccgacggaatatgactcgtcggtaaataccgacggattACGATTCGTCGGTAAATTCCGACGACTCACCATTCGTCGGTATGTTCCGACGAATCatagtccgtcggtatttaccgacgagtcatactccgtcggtatttaccgagaacttagttcgtcggaaaatgtcaattttaataatacgaattaattttgcatttttatatatattttttatatgaaaaattaattaataaataaataaaatctgaaatttaaaactaataatattatagaatttaaattcatacaaaccgaaatagaaaaaaaacattcagaaaatttaaaattcatgcaaaacgaaagaaaaaaacattcagacagttttaaaaagctgaaaaaaactaagaactcgaAGACATCAAACGATCTAGCTTCTGCATTATCTCGGCGTTGAACTTCTTCTGGGATGCCAGCTCAGCAAGGATAGTGGCATTCTCCGAACGGATAGTGGCATTCTCCGAAAGGATAGTGGTGTTCTGCTCCTCCAATGCCCCAATCCGTTCATCTTTGTCATGTAGCTCCTCGAGAATCATGGGATCGGCATACGGAGCTTGCGAAGAAGACGCCGGATACGAAGAAGCACGGCGGGCCAACCCAACTAAACggcctcctttccttttaggaaccgcctacaaaaatatttaaagttagtaaATATAGACAAATTAGTAATcgacattataaaaaaatatattaataaaaaaaattaccttttcaACCATCTCATTTATTTGCAATAGGGACAAGTTGGTTGAAGCTCCCGTAGAATCGCCGTCATCAGAGAGAGGCTGAGATTGAGTTGCTATTTCAGCTTCCACCAAATCAACGACACCTTTGATCACGGGATCCTGAATTTGACCTGTCTTCTTGTTAGTGTGAGCCACCTTAATGAGTTGGAGACGATCAACGGGATTACCGTCATTTTCTTCGATCTAAAAAACCGCCATTATTAGCCaaggaatatataaaatatttatttaaaaaatataaagataaataattaaaaaaaacttacaagttCATCTTCCTTAGTAGACATAGAGCAAGCGCCGAGGTTGTGCACATACATACCTTTCCCGCCACGATCGCTCTTCCGGTTCTTGGAGTTCCTAGAAGACGTCTCTGCAGTTTCTTCCTTCTCCCAATGAGCTATCAACTGCTCCCACACCGTCCCGTTGATGAACCGTGGCCTCTTGTTCTTCTGCCAAACTGTCTTCCACGCGTTTATCTGCTTCGTATAAGAGTCCATGGCTTTTTCGTTGAATTTCTTACGGACTGTTTCCGTGAGATCGGAGTGCCAGTTGAACTCTTGctacaaaacaaacataatttaataagtaaatatattttaaaaaatgtaaatactttaaaaaaatgaagagtttaccgcaaactgacgaaaccacaacTCTCGTTCTTCGAAAGGAATCACACTCCACTTTGAATATCCAAAACGAAGCATGGAGTACATCATCTGGTTGATGCTCCTGCTAATGCCATTTTTCGACTTGGtgaacctttaaaaaaaatacaagttagttaacaagttaattaatggaaaaaaacataatactacaaattaaaaaaaatactaaccaAGTGCTATGTCCTCGTCGTGGGTTGGGATGGAGAACCGGGAGATGCTCTCGACCTGGTTGTTGAACCAATAGATCAACTGGCATGACCCCCGGATCCTGTTGAGCAGCAGCGGGAGGGGCAGCGGGAGCTGGAGCGGGAATATATGCGGGAACCGAGTTTTGTTCGTGAGACGATCCCGATGCACGGGAACTGCTCACCGAACTACGTCGAAGACGGGCTGCGGGGCGGGGTACATCCTCggacctaaaaaaaaattaatttatcaaaaatcttttcaaaccatttctatttttaatgttttcatttatatatttacaaaaggttttataaacgtttaaaaaaaacaactaaattttttattatacatgatttatatatatattgtatacaaaattataaatttttataattacagaaaaatgttgttaaatatttttaaaatttttaaaaaacgttttattatacatagtttattactggaaatttgtaaaaaattattaaaattttaaaattttttattatacatgatttatatatatatatatgtatacaaaattataaatttttataattatagaaaaatgttgttaaatatttttaaaatttttaaaaaacgttttattatacatagtttattactggaaatttgtaaaaaattattaaaattttaaaattttttattatacatgatttatatatatatatgtatacaaaattataaatttttataattatagaaaaatgttgttaaatatttttaaaattttttaaaaacgttttattatacatagtttattattggaaacttgaaaaacgtttttaaaaatcaaaaaacgttttaaaaacaggaaaacgttttgaattttaacaaaaacacaaaataattccaaaaaaaaacttaaacaacaatccaaacaacaatcctaacttatatatcctaaactatccattcaatcctaaaattttcaatcaaacaacctaaaatccgagatctaacttccaaaaccctaaaaaattgGGATAAAACAAGGTTGGGATGATTCTTACATGATTTGGGGTTTGGGGAAGATGATTGGGGGCCGGAATGGGGGCCGCCGGTGATGGGGGCTCGAGAACGGCCGGAATCGCCGTGAAAGGGAGAGAAATCGCGGAGAGAATTGAGAGAGAGCCGGAGGCGGAAATaacgaagaaggaagaagatgagtaattatatttaacaattccgacggatacgggttcgtcagtattccgtcggtatcattaaatatatatcaattgGCGGTCCGCGAAAATTTCACGCGGTTTGGTTTTCCCGGGTAAATTACAATTCCGACGGAATTAAGTTCGTCAgtatattc of the Brassica rapa cultivar Chiifu-401-42 chromosome A03, CAAS_Brap_v3.01, whole genome shotgun sequence genome contains:
- the LOC103856487 gene encoding ethylene-responsive transcription factor ERF016-like, with the protein product MDASPKYTGVRKRKWGKWVAEIRLPNSRERIWLGSFDSAEKAARAFDAALYCLRGSGARFNFPDNPPEIPGGRSLTPQEIQVAANRFASEELLPPPPRQQGSPSPRGDKSEERGGILARGETNVGGPTLGEVGEYNNYNSENNSNGNDTTTYWPFLWDENLLVSSMSEELGTFYMEDSLQQHEQELSSDFYYDGAYVVEDDFSHYNINLWNF